GTCAGGCATCATCATATACCGATCGCCTGATTCATCTGTTGCGCGTGCATAAGCGATTAGAAGGAAGTTGTAATGCTAGAGCGATCGCTGTCACATCCAATGGTATTGAAAGTCTTGCTGCTCAATTCTTTGGTGTGGAACTAGAACCAGATACTAGAGCCAAGTTAATGAAATCATTAGGAAAAGCATATTGCCAGGCTAAACATTCAAAGGATGATGAGCCACTTGATCTAGATGCGGAAATCCAATTGGTGTTCACAAAGCTAGTGCGATCGCTACCCTCTGCTTTTAAAGAACAAGCACAACATCTAGCTGAAAAACCAACTCTAGGTCAATACTCTCACTTTCTTTTTCATGAGAATGTGACGGACTTCTACAACCCAATGGGTGAAATTAGCAAGGCTGAAGCGATCGCATCTATTGAAGACAACGACGCATTACTTGAGTTTTTTGGAGGCAACCCTGTTACACGAATTGCCGATTGTATCAATGAAATTAATCCCGATAAGGCAACAATTCCTCTGCGACAAGTACACGAGGCAGCAGTATTTGCTGGTATAACTGCTGCTCAAGTCGGTAAAATTAACGTCCTAGCTTTGGAAGGGAATCCGGGTATTGGTAAAACCACTGCTGTGATGAAATTTCTCAAGCAGCAGACTCAAGGTTTCTTATTTTTGTATCTCAGTCCGCGAGTTGTAATTAATCGAGATGTTACCGACAAACTTGCTAGAGACAACAATCGTCCCAGTGGGATATTAACCATCACCAGCAATAAAAATTTGATTGTTGCAGCACCCGAATGGTATAAGAAACAGGTTCAGGAAAACAATTTTCTACCTCACAGTATCGATAGCGCTGTTGTTGTTGATGGTATGGAAAACCTCACACGTCCTGATGGCAGTATCTTCTTCCTAACCCCAGAACAAGAACATGACATTGATTGCAATATAGTCGGCTCGACTCGATTTAAACGCCGTCTTAACGAAAGGGATTACAGCGTAGAATCGCTTTACAGCCCTGGTGTATTGGGTACCATAGCAAAGTCAGCCCGAAAATTGCTCGAAGCAAATCCCAAGTTTAATCAACTGGTGATGACTGCTGCGATCCAAGGTTATCGGACGCTCAACGATCAATCAACCACGGTTAATGCCTTCAACAATTTGTTTGCAAAAAAAGCTGATACTAAGCCTGGAAAAAAGGAACGTTCAGAATTTGCAGCGCGGATTCCCACTATAGTTGTGATGGTAGATGAACTTACTGGTGATGGTGCAGGTGCGCCCTTTGTCCGTAAGTTAGCAGAATGGTTGGAACAGCAGTTTATTAAACCATTTGAGACAACTCCATCTCCGTTTAAAATTGTGCTGATTCTTGCTGATGCCTCACTCAGCAATGAAGTTGTGTTGGATAGCTTTTTGAACTCAGGCGATCGCGCTCCTGATAAAGTACTAATTAGTCAAAGTCGAGGTGAAGCGCCGTTTCGGGTGACAGGCACTCATACAAAAATTGGCCTCAGAAAACACCCAACGCTACACGTCATGACAAATAGCTATCCCGCCAGTAAACTCAGTATTGACTACAGTATTAGGCTCTCACCCATTAAACCAGGTCAAAATAGTGACGGCACAGAGCAGACAATTAGACAAGCAATTCGAGAAAAATCAGAAGAGGAATCGCTAACAAATGCCTACTTAGAAATTAAGAATGGGTTACAACAGGGAGCAGAGCAGTTAATTTTCTTTGCTCAGGATAAAGCTTTTCTACGTCAGTTGCAGGAAAAATTGACCACTGGTAAAGAAGCTCTGGTAAACAGAGAACAGGTGGAGGTTTTGGATCAAAGTGTATCACCCGATCGGCGATTGAAATTAGTCAAGCCGCCACGACGGGATGAAGTTCGAGTTTTTCTCATGACTTCTTCAGGTGCAAGAGGTGTTTCTTTCCCGAAAACAGATTGGATTATAGCTGCAATTCCCCGATTTAATATTGAAGCCGCTTTAATGGAAGTCGCGCAATTAATTTACCGTGGTCGAGGAATGTCTACAGATCCAGAAACCGGAATGGAAGTTTCTGGAGATAACAAAGCAAGACGGTTAGTTATGCTAATCAATGATTTCATTATTGAAAGAGAAGATATTGACCCTAAAAGACTATGGTTGCGTCAGTCCAGCGATTTATTAACCTTGTTGGTAATGTTGCGCTCTACAATTCATACTCGTATTAAAGGTGATGCAGGACTTAATAAAAACCGAATTGCATTTGTCCCCGTTGGCTCTGTTGGGGATGAGGAATTGCTGCGTTTAATGTCTGATGATGTCTTAGATTTCTTGCGTGAAGCCAAAATTTTTATCAGCGATAGTCATCCTCAAGAAGCAAAAGCAATTGTGAAAAGGGCAGAGCAGTTAACTGCAAACATCTTTAAACATTTTGACTTGAGAGGTCAATCATTAGAGAGAAATGCCAAGTCGTATGCAAATTATCAAACCTTACAAGCTTTGGTCAAAACTGTTTCTAGGATTTCGAGCCGATTATTACCATCTTTAGATAATGACGAGCTAAAGATACCGGATAATCTAACTTGTATAGGCCCTTTCTGGATAGAAGATTGGAGCGATCGCCAAACTGAAGAAATATTTAGCTTTGAAGCATGGAAAGCTGATGTTAAACAAAATAGCAGTCGTCTTTTAGGATCGTTAAAAGAAATTGCCGAAAGCAAGAAGTTCAAATTTCCCTCAAAACTCAAACGTCCTGCCAACGAACTGTATAAGTTATTGAGTCGAGAACAAGAGGGATTTGTTATTGAATCTTCCACACGTCAAGCATTAAAAACTAAAAACATAGTTATTGGCTTACCTCTAGATTATCCCCATTTCTGGAATGAACAATTAGAAGATGACATCCGCCAACAGGTATTACAAGATCCGCAAGCTTGGAGAAGTGCGCTAGGACGCTCTCTAACTCCTCAAGGGTTAATCATACCCGTAGTACCTCATTATCGCGCATTTCCTTGGGTAGCTGTGGCAGGTAGACGGATTTTTACACAATTAGAAACAGTTTTTAGCGATCGCTACTTTATGGCATCCAGTGAATTAAATCTTCTCAATATGATCTTGCTTGAAGATGAAGCAGAGAAGGAATAGTTAAAAACCCTAGAAAATCAGTCAGGTGATTACGACAAGATTACTAACAGTTGTCCACAAAACTGCTGTATTCTAATCAATAATCAGTTTTTTAACTTGTAATTTTGAATTACTTATGTCTAACCTACCACCACTTAATACAGAAACAATTTGGTCAATTATTGACGAAAAACTTGATGATGCCACAGTTAATCAGTTGCTATGGCATTATTTAGGCTATCGCTATGACTCCTCAACTGCACAATGGGATACTAGCCAAGTTGCACCCGAATGGCAAAATGAGTACCCAGAACCACCAAATTTCATTGAATCTCGTCCTGCAACAGTCAAGTTAACTCGTTCCATTCCTACTGAAAACAAACAAATGCTCAAACAAAATTTGGGTTTCAAAGGTTACAAAGTTGGTGAATTTGGGCCTCGGCAAACTCGCAGAGCCACAGCAGCAAATTGGTTATTAAGTTATCTCCAACAAACTAACGGCAAAATTGCGTAGGGAGGGAACAGGGAAGAAGAGAATATATACTCAATACGGTTTGGTTAAGGTTTTTTGTTGAAAATTATGGATTGTAAAGACTCGATAAATCGCCGTCAATACGAAAGACTGATTATTGTAGAGATGGCGATTCATCGCGTCTCTTTCCTTAACAGAATAGTATTAGATATGTACTGAGTTTTGTCAAAAATCAAATATGAGTCCTATTATATATATACTTTTAAAAGATTAGTTTTATAAGCAAAGTTTGCAATATAATAAATCTATATATTTAGTCAATTAATAAGTTTTATAACCAGCCAAGATTCAAAAAAAATACAGTTATAAATTATTCCTGAAGATAGAAGCGCTCGCGATCTAATTATTTCTCTAGAGCGATTTGCAAAGTCAATTGATCGTCAGAAAATATTTCTATAAACTCTTGATATTACAAACACTTCTATGGCAAAGCCAATTGAATTTAATTTATTTGCACCTTACAACAAAGGTGCTGCATTAATTGGTTCTTTTTCTGATTGGCAAGAAATTCCAATGAAAAGAGGTGATGATGGTTATTTCCGCACAAGTGTTGAGCTAGAAGATGGCGTTTATAAATATAAATTCCGCGTTCAGTCAAATTCATGGTTTTTTGAACCAGAACAATGGGTTGATGTCACAGATCCCTGTGCAACTGATATAGATGAACTGAGTGGAAAAGATGATGGTGTTATCCATGTCAAAGATGGCGAAAGAATTACCGATACTTATGTTTGGCAACATGATGATAAGCCTTTACCTGCTGACCACGAATTAGTAATTTATGAATTACACGTCGGTGACTTTTCTGGTGGCGAGGATGATCC
This Nostoc sp. C052 DNA region includes the following protein-coding sequences:
- a CDS encoding helicase-related protein, whose product is MESSFLQQASIWGQVFEIAVKRGVLQQLIHRNLLLNDHPVLQPWQSHKNADVSHQLVKVFKITDPNNKEWVETMLRHLLVLGYGLGWTAMRECLNHSQIRQPKLEAIWCPLTLPGQQMQRDEEKEETAKAFQEAFKLPKPDENLVKRGQPARADFILWLSNESSPPKDGKTDLFQSKDPKHKKIENLIICLEFSYNAPLKFADFQKEAPHREEISRYARYIESRGVFSRVCAEVEGEEFSLSKRLENFLSAFSGQDKPLFKLCQASSYTDRLIHLLRVHKRLEGSCNARAIAVTSNGIESLAAQFFGVELEPDTRAKLMKSLGKAYCQAKHSKDDEPLDLDAEIQLVFTKLVRSLPSAFKEQAQHLAEKPTLGQYSHFLFHENVTDFYNPMGEISKAEAIASIEDNDALLEFFGGNPVTRIADCINEINPDKATIPLRQVHEAAVFAGITAAQVGKINVLALEGNPGIGKTTAVMKFLKQQTQGFLFLYLSPRVVINRDVTDKLARDNNRPSGILTITSNKNLIVAAPEWYKKQVQENNFLPHSIDSAVVVDGMENLTRPDGSIFFLTPEQEHDIDCNIVGSTRFKRRLNERDYSVESLYSPGVLGTIAKSARKLLEANPKFNQLVMTAAIQGYRTLNDQSTTVNAFNNLFAKKADTKPGKKERSEFAARIPTIVVMVDELTGDGAGAPFVRKLAEWLEQQFIKPFETTPSPFKIVLILADASLSNEVVLDSFLNSGDRAPDKVLISQSRGEAPFRVTGTHTKIGLRKHPTLHVMTNSYPASKLSIDYSIRLSPIKPGQNSDGTEQTIRQAIREKSEEESLTNAYLEIKNGLQQGAEQLIFFAQDKAFLRQLQEKLTTGKEALVNREQVEVLDQSVSPDRRLKLVKPPRRDEVRVFLMTSSGARGVSFPKTDWIIAAIPRFNIEAALMEVAQLIYRGRGMSTDPETGMEVSGDNKARRLVMLINDFIIEREDIDPKRLWLRQSSDLLTLLVMLRSTIHTRIKGDAGLNKNRIAFVPVGSVGDEELLRLMSDDVLDFLREAKIFISDSHPQEAKAIVKRAEQLTANIFKHFDLRGQSLERNAKSYANYQTLQALVKTVSRISSRLLPSLDNDELKIPDNLTCIGPFWIEDWSDRQTEEIFSFEAWKADVKQNSSRLLGSLKEIAESKKFKFPSKLKRPANELYKLLSREQEGFVIESSTRQALKTKNIVIGLPLDYPHFWNEQLEDDIRQQVLQDPQAWRSALGRSLTPQGLIIPVVPHYRAFPWVAVAGRRIFTQLETVFSDRYFMASSELNLLNMILLEDEAEKE
- a CDS encoding DUF1823 family protein, which codes for MSNLPPLNTETIWSIIDEKLDDATVNQLLWHYLGYRYDSSTAQWDTSQVAPEWQNEYPEPPNFIESRPATVKLTRSIPTENKQMLKQNLGFKGYKVGEFGPRQTRRATAANWLLSYLQQTNGKIA